The Theropithecus gelada isolate Dixy chromosome 11, Tgel_1.0, whole genome shotgun sequence genome includes a region encoding these proteins:
- the CRADD gene encoding death domain-containing protein CRADD isoform X4 has translation MEARDKQVLRSLRLELGAEVLVEGLVLQYLYQEGILTENHVQEINAQTTGLRKTMLLLDILPSRGPKAFDTFLDSLQEFPWVREKLKKARKEAMTDLPAGKRQLY, from the coding sequence ATGGAGGCCAGAGACAAGCAAGTACTCCGCTCACTTCGCCTGGAGCTGGGTGCAGAGGTATTGGTGGAGGGACTGGTTCTTCAGTACCTCTACCAGGAAGGAATCTTGACGGAAAACCATGTTCAAGAAATCAATGCTCAAACCACAGGCCTCCGGAAGACAATGCTCCTGCTGGATATCCTACCTTCCAGGGGCCCTAAAGCATTCGATACATTCCTAGATTCCCTACAGGAGTTTCCCTGGGTCAGGGAGAAGCTGAAGAAGGCAAGGAAAGAGGCCATGACCGACCTGCCTGCAG